In Virgibacillus sp. NKC19-16, a single genomic region encodes these proteins:
- a CDS encoding indolepyruvate ferredoxin oxidoreductase subunit alpha yields MAFVITSPCIGEKSGECVEVCPVDCIEEGEDMFYIDPDICIDCGACEAVCPVEAIYMEDEVPEQESKYIELNRKFFEE; encoded by the coding sequence TTGGCTTTTGTTATTACATCACCTTGTATAGGAGAAAAATCAGGAGAGTGTGTTGAAGTTTGTCCTGTTGATTGTATAGAAGAAGGAGAGGACATGTTTTATATTGATCCGGATATTTGTATTGATTGTGGAGCATGTGAAGCAGTCTGTCCTGTTGAGGCTATATATATGGAAGATGAAGTACCAGAACAAGAAAGCAAATATATTGAATTAAATCGTAAATTTTTTGAAGAATAG
- a CDS encoding HD domain-containing protein, with translation MEKEKCLQAIRNYVHTLFHSDATGHDFFHMKRVARIAKEIAEQEKADLFITEVSAWLHDIGDEKLFSDSVKATKDMITFLESIGLSNAEIIEIKKAIRDVSFRKEGVPATLEGKIVQDADRIDAIGAVGIARTFAYGGAKKQLIYHRDFHDTSIQHFYNKLLTLKDLLHTTTASEIAQERHVFMEKFLEQFYKEW, from the coding sequence ATGGAAAAAGAGAAATGTTTACAGGCGATAAGAAACTATGTACACACACTTTTTCATAGTGACGCCACAGGCCATGACTTTTTTCATATGAAACGAGTTGCACGAATAGCAAAAGAGATCGCTGAACAAGAAAAAGCAGATTTATTTATTACTGAAGTTTCCGCATGGCTTCATGATATTGGAGACGAGAAACTTTTCTCTGATTCGGTAAAAGCGACAAAAGATATGATAACCTTTCTTGAATCCATTGGTTTATCCAATGCTGAAATCATTGAGATTAAAAAGGCAATTAGAGATGTCTCTTTTCGAAAAGAGGGTGTTCCTGCAACACTTGAGGGAAAAATTGTGCAAGATGCAGATAGAATAGATGCCATAGGTGCTGTTGGAATTGCCAGGACCTTTGCATATGGTGGAGCAAAGAAACAACTGATTTATCATAGAGACTTTCATGATACATCTATCCAGCATTTTTACAATAAACTATTAACATTAAAAGATTTATTACACACCACCACTGCATCAGAGATTGCTCAGGAAAGACATGTTTTTATGGAGAAGTTTTTAGAACAATTTTATAAAGAGTGGTAA
- the tatC gene encoding twin-arginine translocase subunit TatC: MVDDNKHASDKDMNLTGHLSELRNRLIVTAVFFVLFFIVGFIFVQDIYWFFVNDLDFELVVISPGEIIWIYFSMAGMIAVIGTIPILSFQIWAFIQPGLTTTERRASLAYIPAIFLLFIGGLVFGYFMFIQLILPFLLSLNEGMFNEMFTVDRYFKFLLRITLPFAVLFEIPIIAMFLTTIGVLTPEFMRKNRKYAYLILVIVGTIVTPPDFILQIVVAVPLIILYEISIYLSKIVYRKKQRKHEEFMENG, from the coding sequence ATGGTTGATGACAACAAACATGCAAGCGATAAAGATATGAATCTCACAGGGCACTTATCAGAGTTACGAAACAGACTGATTGTTACAGCTGTTTTCTTTGTTTTATTTTTTATTGTCGGTTTTATTTTTGTTCAGGATATCTATTGGTTCTTTGTAAATGATTTGGATTTCGAATTAGTTGTAATTAGTCCAGGGGAAATTATATGGATTTATTTTTCAATGGCTGGGATGATTGCAGTTATTGGAACGATCCCAATCTTGTCCTTTCAAATTTGGGCCTTTATACAACCAGGGTTAACTACTACTGAACGAAGAGCATCCTTAGCCTATATCCCTGCTATATTTCTTTTATTTATTGGTGGCTTGGTTTTTGGATACTTTATGTTTATACAGCTGATTTTACCTTTTTTACTATCGTTAAATGAAGGTATGTTTAATGAAATGTTTACTGTTGACCGATATTTCAAATTTTTACTTCGTATCACATTGCCCTTTGCGGTGCTTTTTGAAATACCAATTATTGCAATGTTTTTAACGACTATTGGAGTCTTAACACCGGAATTCATGCGAAAAAACAGAAAATATGCATACCTTATATTAGTTATTGTTGGAACAATCGTGACACCACCAGATTTCATTCTACAAATTGTCGTTGCAGTTCCATTAATTATTTTATATGAAATCAGTATTTACTTATCAAAAATCGTTTACCGTAAGAAACAGCGTAAACATGAGGAGTTTATGGAAAATGGATAA
- a CDS encoding twin-arginine translocase TatA/TatE family subunit: protein MFSNIGIPGLILILVIALIVFGPSKLPEIGKAVGSSLKEFKNATKDIISDHDTPKKGNNHTSTKGDE from the coding sequence ATGTTCAGCAATATTGGTATCCCAGGGTTAATACTGATTCTTGTCATAGCATTAATTGTTTTCGGCCCTTCCAAGTTACCTGAAATAGGTAAAGCTGTTGGAAGTTCATTAAAAGAATTTAAAAATGCTACCAAGGATATTATATCAGATCACGATACGCCTAAAAAAGGCAATAATCATACATCAACAAAAGGTGATGAGTAA
- the cysK gene encoding cysteine synthase A: protein MKVVQNITELIGDTPLVKLKEIVPENAADVFVKLESFNPSKSVKDRAAYNMVKVAEDRGLIKPGDTIIEPTSGNTGIGLAMIAAAKGYRAILVMPDNSTMERRNILKAYGAKVVLTPSDEKMPGAINKALELQREIPGSFIPQQFENKANPDIHRTTTALEIYEQMNGNLDAFVCTAGTGGTVTGTGEVLKEKVPSIYTAVVEPEGSPVLSGGNPGKHKLVGTSPGFIPDILNTEVYDEIIQIQDGEAVEMLRKLAQTEGIFVGPSGAASVFAAMKVAKQLGKGKQVVCIAPDSGERYLSMNLFDEKD, encoded by the coding sequence ATGAAAGTTGTCCAAAATATAACGGAATTAATCGGAGATACACCACTGGTTAAATTAAAAGAAATTGTGCCCGAGAATGCGGCCGATGTTTTTGTTAAACTCGAATCATTTAATCCAAGTAAGAGTGTCAAAGACCGTGCCGCATATAACATGGTTAAAGTAGCAGAGGATAGGGGATTGATAAAACCCGGGGATACAATTATTGAGCCAACAAGCGGGAACACCGGTATAGGGTTAGCCATGATTGCTGCAGCAAAAGGATACAGGGCAATCTTGGTTATGCCTGACAATAGTACGATGGAAAGAAGAAATATTTTAAAAGCCTATGGGGCAAAGGTTGTGTTAACACCAAGTGATGAAAAAATGCCTGGTGCAATCAATAAAGCTTTGGAACTTCAAAGAGAAATTCCAGGGAGCTTTATTCCACAACAATTTGAAAATAAAGCAAATCCGGATATTCACCGTACAACTACAGCACTTGAAATTTATGAACAGATGAACGGGAATCTGGATGCGTTTGTATGCACTGCCGGGACTGGAGGAACAGTTACAGGAACTGGCGAAGTATTAAAGGAGAAAGTTCCCAGTATCTATACAGCAGTTGTGGAACCAGAGGGGTCACCTGTCTTGTCGGGAGGTAACCCAGGTAAACACAAGCTGGTAGGCACAAGTCCAGGATTTATTCCTGATATTCTCAACACAGAAGTTTACGATGAAATTATACAAATACAAGACGGGGAAGCTGTTGAGATGTTAAGGAAACTTGCACAAACAGAGGGTATTTTTGTTGGCCCTTCAGGAGCAGCATCCGTCTTTGCTGCAATGAAAGTTGCAAAACAGTTAGGAAAAGGTAAACAGGTCGTATGTATCGCACCTGATTCAGGTGAGCGATATCTAAGTATGAATTTATTTGATGAAAAGGATTAA
- a CDS encoding YqfQ family protein, which yields MVFPLQQPRNPYPDHRAHAVNNPLLPKQRLNAPANSNNIKSLLQNQSTAGLVNKGIGGLSGALNNVQHVLNVVQSTAPIVQEYGPMVKNLPAMYRMMKAFKEVDSSDDVEKEQNHSNEKENVANNDKNYDEIKQPTSDNKYSETKKDNGLSTPKLFI from the coding sequence ATGGTGTTTCCATTGCAACAACCTAGAAATCCTTATCCAGACCATAGAGCTCACGCAGTAAATAATCCACTATTACCAAAACAACGTTTAAATGCACCTGCAAATAGCAATAATATAAAGAGCTTACTGCAAAACCAATCTACTGCAGGATTAGTGAACAAGGGAATAGGTGGTCTTTCAGGTGCATTAAATAATGTCCAACACGTGTTAAATGTTGTTCAATCTACAGCTCCAATCGTACAAGAATATGGACCAATGGTTAAAAATCTTCCTGCGATGTATAGAATGATGAAAGCATTTAAAGAAGTTGATAGTTCGGATGATGTAGAAAAAGAGCAGAACCATTCCAATGAAAAGGAAAACGTAGCAAACAATGATAAAAATTATGATGAAATCAAACAGCCAACGAGCGATAATAAATATTCCGAAACTAAAAAAGATAATGGGCTGTCTACACCGAAATTATTTATTTAA
- a CDS encoding histidine phosphatase family protein: protein MKNIYFIRHCSADGQHKDSPLTTIGMRQAHLISNFFSDQDIKIDKIISSPYLRAIESIKPFSEKTLTEIEIDERLKERILSVEPIDDWIEVLEQSFNDQHFALPGGESALDAVQRVNKVFESIYGNDNVKNAVIVSHGNLMALFLRQYDRDFGFKKWKELQSPDIYLIKYEKGYFSTECVWNNC, encoded by the coding sequence ATGAAAAATATTTATTTTATTCGTCATTGTTCTGCTGATGGTCAACACAAGGATTCACCATTGACAACGATTGGTATGAGGCAAGCTCACCTTATTTCAAATTTTTTTAGTGATCAAGATATTAAGATTGATAAAATAATCTCAAGTCCTTATTTACGTGCTATCGAAAGCATTAAGCCCTTTTCGGAAAAAACACTTACTGAAATTGAAATCGATGAACGATTAAAAGAACGCATCCTAAGTGTAGAGCCGATTGATGATTGGATAGAGGTGTTGGAGCAGTCCTTTAATGATCAACATTTCGCATTACCTGGTGGCGAATCAGCTTTAGATGCCGTTCAACGTGTAAATAAGGTGTTTGAGTCAATTTATGGAAATGATAATGTGAAAAACGCTGTCATCGTAAGTCATGGGAATTTAATGGCTTTATTTTTACGACAATACGATAGAGATTTTGGTTTTAAAAAATGGAAAGAACTGCAAAGTCCGGATATATACTTAATTAAATATGAAAAGGGCTATTTTTCCACGGAGTGTGTATGGAATAATTGTTAG
- the msrA gene encoding peptide-methionine (S)-S-oxide reductase MsrA produces MSSNKEIATFAGGCFWCMVEPFDERPGIIDVVSGYTGGKLENPTYEQVSSNKTGHVEAVQITFDPTIMPYERLVTTFWQQIDPTDPNGQFNDRGESYQTAIFYHNEEQKQIAEKSKQDLEASGKFSKPIVTEIVPAKPFYVAEDAHQDYYKKQSFHYRLYKKGSGREDFIKSNWQQNVDKTNLKAKLTPLQYNVTQENGTEAPFQNEYWDNEEEGIYIDIVSGDVLFSSKEKFNSACGWPSFTKPLDSYQVTEKTDKTHGMIRTEVRSRGADSHLGHVFEDGPKEAGGLRYCMNSAAMHFIPKDKMAEEGYDNYLYLFK; encoded by the coding sequence ATGAGTTCCAATAAAGAAATTGCGACATTCGCTGGTGGATGCTTTTGGTGTATGGTAGAACCGTTTGATGAGCGCCCAGGTATAATAGACGTGGTTTCCGGTTATACAGGCGGGAAGCTAGAGAATCCTACCTATGAACAGGTTAGCTCGAACAAAACGGGGCACGTGGAAGCTGTACAAATCACATTTGATCCAACTATCATGCCATATGAACGACTTGTTACGACGTTTTGGCAACAAATTGATCCTACAGATCCCAATGGTCAGTTTAATGATCGGGGAGAGTCGTATCAAACAGCAATTTTTTACCATAATGAAGAGCAAAAACAAATAGCCGAAAAATCGAAACAGGATTTAGAAGCTAGCGGGAAGTTTTCCAAGCCAATTGTAACAGAAATTGTTCCTGCTAAACCATTTTACGTAGCCGAGGATGCACACCAGGATTATTATAAAAAACAATCCTTTCATTATCGTTTATATAAAAAGGGATCAGGCAGAGAAGACTTTATAAAAAGTAATTGGCAGCAAAACGTAGATAAAACAAACTTGAAAGCAAAACTGACACCATTACAATACAATGTTACACAAGAGAACGGAACAGAAGCACCGTTCCAAAACGAATATTGGGATAATGAAGAAGAAGGAATCTATATTGATATTGTTTCAGGGGATGTCTTATTTTCTTCAAAAGAAAAATTTAATTCGGCCTGTGGTTGGCCAAGCTTTACAAAACCGCTCGACAGCTACCAAGTTACAGAAAAAACTGACAAGACGCATGGTATGATACGAACCGAAGTTAGAAGTAGGGGAGCAGATTCGCATCTAGGGCATGTTTTTGAGGATGGCCCGAAAGAAGCTGGAGGCCTGCGTTATTGTATGAATTCAGCCGCCATGCATTTCATTCCAAAAGATAAAATGGCCGAAGAAGGATATGATAACTATTTATATCTGTTCAAATAA
- a CDS encoding acylphosphatase produces the protein MNKHLVISGHVQGVGFRYSAMQKAKEFKLNGWVRNKENGTVELEVEGDGNQINLYMDELKNGFNRFIQVDNIEITSQQEKGYDDFAVK, from the coding sequence TTGAATAAACACTTAGTTATAAGCGGTCATGTTCAGGGTGTCGGATTTCGATATTCTGCCATGCAAAAGGCAAAGGAATTCAAATTGAATGGTTGGGTGCGGAATAAAGAGAACGGGACAGTTGAGTTGGAGGTTGAAGGCGACGGTAATCAAATCAATTTATATATGGATGAGCTGAAAAACGGCTTCAACCGATTTATCCAAGTAGATAATATTGAGATAACCTCTCAACAAGAAAAAGGATATGATGATTTTGCTGTTAAATAG
- a CDS encoding dihydrofolate reductase, with protein MISFMLAMDRNRVIGLNNDLPWHLPKDFRFFKERTSGHTVIMGRKTYDSLDGALPNRKNVVVTRKNTTFPEEVEVITDLKKIQEWNKANADEEFFVIGGGDIFKQVLPYADRMYITFIDESFEGDAYFPEFIEDEWNLTSKEKGEKDDKNPYDYYFLQYDRK; from the coding sequence ATGATTTCATTTATGCTAGCGATGGATCGCAATCGTGTCATTGGCCTAAATAATGATTTACCTTGGCATCTGCCAAAAGATTTTCGTTTTTTTAAAGAAAGAACATCTGGGCACACCGTTATAATGGGAAGAAAAACATATGATTCGTTAGATGGAGCATTACCAAATCGGAAAAATGTTGTCGTTACTCGAAAAAACACGACGTTTCCAGAAGAAGTAGAGGTAATTACTGATTTGAAAAAAATACAGGAATGGAATAAAGCGAATGCGGATGAGGAATTCTTCGTTATTGGCGGTGGGGACATTTTCAAACAGGTGTTACCATATGCTGACCGCATGTACATTACATTCATTGATGAGTCCTTTGAGGGTGACGCCTATTTTCCAGAGTTTATTGAAGATGAATGGAATTTAACATCTAAGGAAAAAGGGGAAAAGGATGATAAAAACCCTTATGACTACTACTTTTTACAATATGACCGAAAATAA
- a CDS encoding D-serine ammonia-lyase: protein MELSENEKKSWKQKYPLLEPITNLEPTLWLNPNLKEEQYIPELPLTKKDMYEAEKLWKRFAPFFKKAFPELEITNGYIESPLKSIGKLKPVLEDYYDFNIDGNLYLKSDNELPIAGSIKARGGFYEVLHYAEKLAIENGLITYDGNYEAFLSEEFRSFFQQYSIGVGSTGNLGLSIGTMSATLGFNVAVYMSADAKQWKKDLLREKGANVYEYSGDFSEAIYAGRQETIADPKGYFVDDESSKHLFLGYSVAALRLEKQLEEMDIKVDADNPLFLYLPCGVGGSPGGITFGMKQLFGDHVHCFFVEPTHSPSVLIGLLTGEKDRISVQDFGIDNLTEADGLAVGRPSSFATSISEHLISGIYTVEDDELYKMLTMLADNENIYVEPSATAGLIGPKHVLESVYTEKYNINTDNATHIAWSTGGDLVPEFDMKQFYEKGKSFLV, encoded by the coding sequence ATGGAACTTTCGGAAAATGAAAAAAAATCATGGAAACAAAAATATCCACTGTTAGAACCAATTACAAATTTAGAACCAACCCTATGGCTAAACCCAAATTTAAAAGAAGAGCAATATATCCCTGAATTACCTTTGACAAAAAAAGACATGTACGAAGCGGAAAAATTATGGAAGCGATTTGCTCCATTTTTTAAGAAGGCTTTTCCCGAATTGGAAATAACGAATGGATATATTGAATCCCCTTTAAAAAGTATTGGTAAATTAAAGCCAGTCCTTGAGGATTATTATGACTTTAATATAGATGGAAATCTGTATTTGAAAAGTGATAATGAGCTTCCGATTGCTGGATCGATTAAAGCAAGAGGAGGATTCTATGAAGTACTTCATTATGCGGAAAAATTGGCAATAGAAAATGGGTTAATTACGTATGACGGAAATTACGAAGCTTTTTTAAGTGAGGAATTCAGATCTTTCTTCCAGCAGTACTCCATAGGTGTTGGCTCAACCGGGAATTTGGGTTTAAGTATAGGAACAATGAGTGCGACACTTGGTTTTAATGTAGCTGTTTATATGTCGGCAGATGCTAAACAATGGAAAAAAGACTTACTTCGGGAAAAAGGGGCAAATGTGTATGAGTATTCCGGAGATTTCAGTGAAGCTATCTATGCAGGCAGACAAGAAACAATTGCGGATCCAAAAGGCTATTTCGTAGATGATGAAAGCTCCAAGCATTTATTTTTAGGCTATAGTGTAGCAGCTCTAAGACTAGAAAAACAACTGGAAGAAATGGATATTAAAGTGGATGCAGATAACCCGTTATTTCTTTATTTGCCCTGCGGAGTTGGCGGATCCCCGGGCGGAATTACGTTTGGAATGAAACAGTTATTTGGCGATCATGTTCATTGTTTCTTTGTTGAACCTACCCATTCTCCGTCTGTTTTAATTGGATTGTTGACGGGGGAAAAGGATCGGATAAGTGTACAAGATTTCGGGATAGATAATCTTACAGAGGCAGATGGACTGGCTGTTGGCCGACCATCCAGTTTTGCGACATCAATCAGTGAACACCTAATAAGTGGCATTTATACGGTGGAAGATGATGAATTATATAAAATGCTTACAATGCTTGCTGATAACGAGAATATTTATGTGGAACCATCCGCAACTGCAGGTCTTATAGGACCAAAACATGTATTAGAATCAGTGTATACAGAGAAATATAATATTAATACAGATAACGCCACACATATTGCTTGGTCAACAGGAGGCGACTTAGTCCCTGAATTTGATATGAAGCAATTTTACGAGAAAGGGAAGTCTTTTTTGGTTTAA
- a CDS encoding DUF6501 family protein: MIHLDWEKRETLKEIQCIHANAEKFMVNNKLTPGKKYEVKNETDEFYFIIDNSNRIGGFLKEYFKEIK; the protein is encoded by the coding sequence ATGATCCATCTAGACTGGGAAAAAAGAGAGACATTAAAAGAAATTCAGTGTATACATGCAAATGCTGAAAAATTTATGGTGAATAATAAATTAACACCAGGGAAAAAGTACGAGGTAAAAAATGAAACAGACGAATTTTATTTCATCATTGACAACAGTAATCGAATAGGGGGATTCCTTAAAGAATATTTTAAGGAAATAAAATAA
- a CDS encoding FAD-dependent oxidoreductase, with product MEKQIDSTLPKEVKSFWRQTEKAFKYKKLAENTEVDVAIAGGGIAGVTTAYLLAKEGKKVALLEARELLSGTTGFTTAKITAQHNLIYDELINRYGQANAKLYYQANMEGIGLIKEIAKQHKIDCDLEEQDAFVFTENKQNRNKLLKEAEAYEKLGIEGGFIEDLPLDIDIEGAVMMRNQAQFHPVKFVNGLLKEIENMGGEIYEHTKVMDIDNKNEITCKTDTDYTVTCHDLVFATHFPTHESDKFYSKNLDPENSYALAVKENKEFPDGMYINTDTSKRTFRRMSAEGEDYILVGGESHPTGDGLSVEQRYKELAEYAEKIFDATDVVYRWSSHDLISTDRLPFIGKLNPKEDNIYSLTGFSKWGLANATVGGSLVKDLIVGKDNPYKNLFSPQRDMSLMEHVEPTKEAEENYAKSAIVQTAEELKINQGTIVEIKDENVGAYKDNEGNIHYLDLSCTHLGCGVEWNDGDKTWDCPCHGSRFNAIGEVIEGPAVEELKKLENE from the coding sequence ATGGAAAAACAGATTGATTCAACTTTACCTAAAGAAGTAAAATCATTTTGGAGACAAACAGAGAAAGCATTTAAATATAAAAAATTAGCAGAAAACACTGAAGTAGATGTTGCTATAGCCGGTGGTGGAATCGCAGGTGTCACTACAGCGTATTTATTGGCAAAAGAAGGGAAAAAAGTCGCTTTGCTGGAAGCGCGTGAGCTCTTAAGTGGAACGACAGGCTTTACAACAGCAAAAATTACTGCACAACATAATTTAATATACGATGAGTTAATCAATCGTTATGGTCAAGCGAACGCTAAATTGTATTATCAAGCCAATATGGAAGGGATCGGCTTAATAAAAGAGATAGCAAAACAACATAAGATAGATTGTGATTTGGAAGAACAGGACGCTTTTGTTTTTACAGAAAATAAACAAAATAGGAATAAACTGCTAAAAGAAGCAGAAGCGTATGAGAAATTAGGTATTGAAGGCGGATTTATTGAAGATTTACCACTCGATATAGATATTGAAGGTGCAGTAATGATGCGTAATCAAGCTCAGTTTCATCCTGTGAAATTTGTGAATGGGCTGCTGAAGGAAATCGAAAATATGGGTGGAGAAATATATGAACATACCAAAGTAATGGATATCGATAATAAAAATGAGATTACTTGCAAAACGGATACAGATTATACAGTTACATGTCATGACCTGGTTTTTGCTACTCATTTTCCTACACATGAATCTGATAAATTTTATTCTAAAAATTTAGATCCTGAAAATTCATATGCGTTAGCCGTTAAAGAAAACAAAGAGTTTCCAGACGGTATGTATATTAATACCGACACATCAAAGCGAACTTTTAGACGCATGAGTGCAGAAGGCGAAGATTATATTTTAGTTGGTGGAGAAAGTCACCCAACAGGTGACGGCTTATCAGTTGAGCAGCGATATAAAGAGCTTGCGGAATATGCAGAAAAAATCTTTGACGCAACGGATGTTGTTTATCGTTGGTCATCACACGACCTTATATCAACAGATAGATTACCATTCATCGGGAAGCTTAATCCGAAAGAAGATAACATATACAGCCTAACAGGTTTTAGTAAATGGGGCTTAGCCAATGCTACAGTTGGTGGTAGCCTAGTAAAAGATCTAATAGTAGGAAAAGATAATCCATATAAGAATTTATTTTCACCACAACGTGATATGAGTTTGATGGAACATGTGGAGCCAACCAAGGAAGCGGAAGAGAACTATGCTAAATCAGCGATCGTTCAAACGGCAGAAGAACTCAAAATCAATCAAGGAACAATTGTGGAGATAAAAGATGAAAATGTTGGAGCATATAAAGACAATGAGGGGAACATCCACTACCTTGATCTATCCTGTACACATCTAGGCTGTGGGGTTGAGTGGAATGATGGTGATAAGACATGGGATTGCCCTTGTCATGGATCGAGATTTAATGCTATTGGTGAAGTGATTGAAGGCCCAGCAGTAGAGGAATTAAAAAAGTTAGAGAATGAATGA
- a CDS encoding twin-arginine translocase TatA/TatE family subunit, protein MFANIGFPGLILILVIALVIFGPKKLPEIGKAAGQTLREFKNSTKDLTSDVTDEINETKEIVKGKENK, encoded by the coding sequence ATGTTTGCAAATATAGGATTTCCAGGTTTAATTTTAATATTGGTTATCGCATTAGTCATTTTCGGACCAAAAAAGTTGCCTGAAATTGGTAAAGCTGCTGGACAAACCTTGCGTGAATTTAAGAACTCCACAAAAGATTTAACGAGTGATGTTACGGATGAAATAAATGAAACAAAAGAAATCGTTAAGGGAAAAGAAAACAAATAG
- a CDS encoding YozE family protein has translation MRSFYQFLMTFRGKKPPDDQSRLADWVFFDHDFPKHSSDYDEISNYLEWNSPFPAALAVFDELWDKYKLKEDN, from the coding sequence CTGAGATCATTTTATCAATTTTTAATGACATTCCGTGGGAAAAAGCCGCCGGATGATCAAAGTCGTCTAGCTGATTGGGTATTTTTTGATCATGATTTTCCGAAACACTCGAGCGACTATGATGAAATTAGCAATTATTTAGAATGGAATAGTCCTTTTCCAGCCGCATTGGCTGTGTTTGATGAGCTTTGGGATAAATATAAATTAAAAGAAGATAATTAA
- a CDS encoding thymidylate synthase translates to MVNGEQTYLQLCDHILKKGVKKEDRTGTGTYSVFGHQMRFDLSDGFPLLTTKKVPFRLIASELLWFIKGDTNIRYLLENNNNIWNEWAFEKWVKSEKYKGPDMTNFGNRSQQDPVFREQYKKEMESFKKKILHDDDFASEFGDLGSVYGKQWREWETSKNGTIDQLKDVIRSLQTNPDSRRHIVSAWNPEDVPNMALPPCHTLFQFYVADGKLSCQLYQRSADVFLGVPFNIASYALLTHLIAHETNLEVGEFVHTLGDAHIYANHVEQINTQLNREVRTFPKLKINKDKNSIFDFELTDFELIEYNPHPAIKAPIAV, encoded by the coding sequence ATGGTAAATGGTGAACAGACGTACTTACAATTATGTGATCACATTTTAAAAAAAGGGGTAAAGAAGGAAGACAGAACTGGTACCGGTACCTATTCTGTGTTTGGTCATCAAATGCGATTTGATCTAAGTGATGGCTTCCCATTACTAACAACAAAGAAAGTCCCATTTCGACTGATTGCCAGTGAGCTACTTTGGTTTATTAAAGGGGACACAAACATTCGCTATTTACTGGAAAACAATAATAATATATGGAATGAATGGGCGTTTGAAAAGTGGGTGAAAAGTGAAAAATACAAAGGACCAGATATGACGAATTTCGGAAATCGAAGTCAGCAAGATCCAGTGTTCAGAGAACAATATAAGAAAGAAATGGAAAGTTTCAAGAAAAAAATCCTCCATGATGATGATTTTGCTAGTGAGTTTGGTGATCTTGGTTCTGTTTACGGGAAGCAGTGGAGAGAATGGGAAACTTCCAAAAATGGTACCATTGATCAGTTGAAAGACGTAATCAGATCACTCCAAACCAACCCTGATTCTCGCAGGCATATTGTGTCTGCATGGAATCCAGAAGATGTACCTAATATGGCATTGCCTCCGTGTCATACACTGTTTCAGTTCTATGTTGCTGACGGAAAATTGTCATGTCAGCTATATCAACGCAGTGCTGATGTTTTCTTAGGCGTTCCTTTTAATATTGCGAGTTATGCATTGTTAACACACTTAATCGCACATGAAACAAATTTGGAAGTGGGAGAATTCGTGCATACATTAGGCGATGCTCATATTTATGCAAATCATGTGGAACAGATAAATACACAGCTTAATCGTGAAGTGAGGACTTTTCCTAAACTAAAAATTAATAAAGATAAGAACTCTATTTTTGATTTTGAGCTTACTGATTTTGAATTAATAGAGTATAATCCACATCCTGCAATTAAAGCACCAATAGCTGTTTAA
- a CDS encoding PH domain-containing protein, which translates to MYFPSKRDLWMTMVLWGIALTGVTIPAMNGEMIGFLIMLPLSLLLLWFWFRTGYKIEDEIITVSYGPIKMKVPINNIQIIKKRKNPFTAPALSTDKLELVSGRFDVLSVSPEDQEEFIKQILEINNKIKLDSRIKFRK; encoded by the coding sequence ATGTATTTCCCTTCAAAAAGAGATCTATGGATGACAATGGTGCTATGGGGTATAGCATTAACAGGGGTAACCATACCTGCTATGAATGGTGAAATGATCGGGTTCTTAATTATGTTGCCATTGTCATTACTCTTATTATGGTTTTGGTTTCGGACAGGCTATAAGATAGAAGATGAGATTATTACAGTAAGTTATGGTCCAATTAAAATGAAAGTACCAATTAATAATATACAAATTATTAAAAAGCGGAAAAATCCGTTTACAGCACCAGCCTTGTCTACAGATAAGTTGGAATTAGTTTCCGGCCGATTTGATGTTCTTTCCGTTTCGCCGGAAGACCAGGAAGAATTTATAAAACAAATCCTGGAAATTAACAATAAAATAAAATTGGATAGTAGAATAAAGTTTAGAAAATAA